AATGGTATTGTACCCGTCTTTCAGGTTATGTACACTGATGGTAAAATGGTTCAGGTAATACCGGTTGTAAATAACCCAGGCGGCATATTCGCTTTGCGCCGCCAGGGTTTGAAAATCTGCCCAGGTTGGCAGGCGCCACAAGCCGCTGTGCAGGAACTGGTCTACTGCACCGGCATCGTCCAGGTTGATGGCTGAAACAGGATCTGCAGTGACTTCGTTGGTATAACTGGTAATGATCTGTTGTACCTCCGGCGACAGGTCCTTTACCCGCAACTCACTAATGAAAATACGTGGGTATTGCGGTGAAGGCGGTGCGTACCAAAAGGCATCCAGCTTCTTTTCAGGAAAGTGATAGTAATCTCTTTTCTGGTAGCCATAGTGCAAAAAGATCTTTTCCAGTGATTGAATACCCAACTGCGGCACTCCCATGGTGCGAAACGCAATATGATCATTTTCAATATCTGCCGGTTGGCTGATGATATTTTCCTTTATCATGGCATTGATAATGGCCGATACATCGGGAACGCGCTCTTTGTATCTGTTCATCAATCCGGACAATACGTTATCTAGTGTAGTTGACATTGCTTGTGGTTTAAGTTCCAAGGTACAGGTTACAGGGTTTTCCCCTGAAACCTGGAACCTGTAACTGCATTTTAATTGCCTATTGCTTATTGGTATACAGAAATCCGTTCTTAGTCTTAAGAAACTTCTCAAAAGGAATTTCTTCCTGTTTAATAAATCCCTTTTGCGGCAATTCTTTATTGGCTACCATTTCTACTACAGCGGCTACGGAAGCGGCGGTTGTCCAGGAGATGGCGCGCCATTCTTTACCATGGATAGTAATAGGATGATAGGCCTGGTAAAATTCATCCCGGGCCAGCTCCTGCCCTTTCCAGCCTTCCACTACGGCATATACATACACTACATCTTCACGTACCGGGGGCTTCGCTTCTGTTAGTATTTGTTCAGTTAACTCGCGCTTGTCTTTCAGGATCAGCTCATATAATAAAAACCGCATCAGTTTGGCATGACCGGGGTACCGGATGGTTTTGTAATTGAGCGTATCTACTTTGCCCTCCAGGGTTTCGCATAACGTACCCAGGCCACCACTGGTGCTGAAGGCTTCAAACTCCTGCCCTTCTATATTAATGTATTCCACGCCATCTAACGAAGGCACCATTTTGCGGGTACCATTGTGTATTACTTCGGCATCGTTGATGTATTCATTGATAACCCCGGCCGGCGACCAGGTAAAAGAGTAAGCCATCAATCCATTGGGGTAACGGGGCAATGCGCCTACGCGTAACTCCACATCGCGCAATTTAGTGAACCGGTGACAAAGATCAGCGCCCACAATCCCGATAAAACCCGGCGCCAGTCCGCACTGTGGCGCCATTACGCCTTTGGAGGTTTCCGCCATTTTACGGATAGCACTGGTTGTGGGTACATCTTCTGTAAGATCGAAATAATGAATGCCGGTTTTAAAAGCAGTTTCGGCTACCGGTAAATTGAGGTTATAAGGTAAACAGGATACCACGCCGTCCTGTTTCGACAACACGTCTTCTAAAAAATTTTTATCGGTAATATTTCCGGTAACTACTTTAAATGGTACATCGGCAGGGGCCTTTTGATCAATACCGGTAACAGTAAATATATCGTTCAGCAATGTGGCTACCAGTGAACCCACCTTGCCCAGTCCGACAACGGCAATATGTTTCATACTAATTTTAAATTAAAAGAATTAAAATATAAAATTTGAGCGCTTCGACTTCGCTCAGTGCTTAATAGCACCACCCTTCGACTCCGCTCAGGGTCAAATCAGGAATGGAATATGTGTTTAGGACGTGAAATCTATGGCACGTTGGCGCATGCGCTTCGGAGGAAAGCGAGGTAAGAATAGAATATTTTAACGCTGTAATTCACTACGCGAATTTATTCAAAAAAAGCTAAACGCCAAATCCGCCATGCTGAATGCTTAATACCGATCGTTTTAGGGCTGAATGATTTGTATGAAACACACAACGCAAAAAACAGCAACCAATAGGCAATTGGCAAATTCCTTCGCTGCGCGAAGGAACAATAGACAATTTCGGCAATTGCCTATTGTCTATTGATCATTTCCCTTACTTTCAAAATAGCTAAATACCGCGTTACTGGTGATCGGCAATCCGCTTGAGGTGGCATACATGGCATACATACAACCTACAAAGCCGCCGGCGGTATGGGTGCTCAGAAAACTGGCATCGAGGCCTTCTTTAAATGTTTTCCATGACTTGCTGCCTTTTTCCGCATAATAAAAAGAATAGGCATTGCCGTTGGTTTGTATTTTTAACTGCAGCGGCAACAGGTTGCTTGTTTGAATTTTCTGGGTGCTTAGCAGTAAGGGTTCGCCGCCATTTTTACCAGGCCCGCGGAACAATTGCAAAACAGGTTGGTTATTGTCGTACGACTGACAGAAGAAATAATAAAAATTTTCATTCTGAAACACCATCAGCCCGGCTTTTTCCTGCGAACTGGTAGGGTTAAACATAAGTGCTGTAGATGCATAGCCACGGAGGTGCGATTGCCGGAACCCAATGAATGCCGGGTTGGTTTTATCGGCCACGGTGGCGGGTTTTAGTTGCAGAGTAAGTGTTCCTTCCAGATTGTTTATCTGGTACCAGGGTTCACGCACCGTACGCAGAAACTCATAACGGTTATTTAAGGTTGGGCTTTTGAAGTTATCCCTGAAATGAAAATCGCTGCTGAACGGCAGGGGATTTTTAGCGGTGGTGTTGGGGATGCTTACTTTATCGGGCACGGTTTCATTTGCCGGCAGAATAATTGGCCAATCCTCTTGCCATTGAACCGGCGCCATAAAGGTTTCGCGGCCGGTATTGTAATTATCATCGGAATATGGACGGCAACCCAGGAACACGGCATACCAGCTGCCATCGGTTGTTGTTACCAGGTCGGCATGGCCGGTGGAGGTAACCGGTTTCTTTCTGTTGACATTTAACTGGCGCTGGCTAAGAATGGGATTGCCGCTATAGGGTTCATAAGGCCCTTCCACTTTTTTACTTCTGAAGATCACCTCCGAATGATTATAACTGGTACCCCCTTCTGCACACATCAGGTAATACATCTTATTGTATTTGTACAGGTGCGGTCCCTCGATCCAGACCGGTTTTTGCGAGATATCCGAGCCTCCATTTACCAGGGTGATCTCTTCCCCTTTTGTTTGCAGGGTTGCCAGGTCTATTTCGTACATCCGGATGGTCCGGTGGCCATCATATTGAGGTTTATTATCGGGCGCATAACTGTTGTAGGTAATATAAACTCTGCCGTTATCATCAAAGAACAAAGAGGGATCGATGTCTTTTACATTGGGTAAGAACACGGGGTTGCTCCAGGGGCCTTTGGGATTTTTGGCGGTGATAATAAAATTGCCGCCATGGCTGGTATTGGTACAGGTTATATAGAACGTGCCTTTATAAAAACGGATGGTGGGGGCAAACAACCCGCCCGATACGTGGGTGCTATCCAGGTTCAATTGTTCGGGCCGGTCCATGGCAAAACCAATTTGTTCCCAGTTGGCCAGGTCGGTACTGTGAAAGATGGGTAACCCCGGATAATAGGCAAAAGTGGAATTGACCAGGTAGTAATCGTTTCCCGCCCGGCAAATGGAGGGGTCGGGATAAAAACCAGCCAGGATGGGGTTATCTACTTTGGCTGTTTGCGCGGTGGTGCTTAAACAGCTTATGTATAGGAAAAAAAATGCTGGTAAGAATAATTTGGTTGTCATTGGGGCAACGTTATTAGGAGGTATGTATCAAATATACAAAAGAAGGAAGAATAAGAGGTGACCTGTAAGGAGGACTTTTACCCCGCGATTGTTTAAGATAAAATGGTTCTCCTTACAGGTTGTACCTAACACACCTTAAAAAAGCAGGGCTGAGCACGACTAAGCGCCCAGCCCCATCAGCCGGTCTCCCGATTTATTTTAATTGCAAACCAGTCAGAAACTCAGTATACGAGTCTTTTTTATTATAATTATCATCCCACAACAAGGGGTAATCCTTGGTATGGTAGGGTGTGCGGGCGCGTAACCAGGAGTCGGAATCGCCTACTCCCCAAACGGTTATGCCATAGCGCTGCGCCTCGGGCACATTGCGCATGTACGATTCCACCACGTACCGGTATTTGGCGGCCTGTTGCGGCAGCATGGTGGGCGACAGTACAAAATTGGCGGTTTGCGGGGAATTCTGGTCGCCCAGGTTTACGCTGATATCCAGTTCGGTGATCTTTACCAGCAAACCCAGCCGCGCCATTTTCATCAATGCGTTATCGATGGCGGTATTAGATACCAGGTAGGTCATGTGCATTTGCAAGCCTACCCCATCAATGGGAACGCCTTTTGTTTTTAACCGGGTTATCAACGCAATGAGGCTGTCCATTTTAACGGAATTCGTTTCATGGGCATAGTCGTTCAGAAATAATTTAGCGGTGGGGTCGGCGGCACGCGCATACCGGAAAGCTTTTGCTACCATGCTATCCCCGTTTGTAAGCATTTTTTTGGCTGCGTCCCGGTCGCCCAGGTAATCGCCCCAATAGAAAGCATCGCTTGCGCTTGTGCCGCTTCTCACCACCCCATTGTCGTCAAAGGGTTCGTTTACTACATCCCAGGCATGCACCCTGTCTTTATACCGGGTGATCATGCTGGTGATGAAATTCTTCATTGTTGTATCTATCCGTAATTGTTGTTCAGCAAAACCGGCAGCAGAAGCTGGTGGATTGCTGAGCGTTACGCTTACGCTGTCTATGTAATAGGTATTGGGCGTATAACCCATATCGAATACGATCTTCTTGGTAGCATTATTCGGGGTGAACGTCCACTCATAGGGCGCCCAGCTGGTGGTGGGCACATAATCAGCTGAATATTGTGCGGAACCGCCATTGTTGCTCAACCTGAATTTGCCGCCTGCTGCTGCCGCTTTTGCGTAAAATCTTACTTTGTATGAAGTGCCCGAGGTCATGGTGATGTCGTCGCTTACCACCTGTACATCCCAGGGGTTACCGGCTACGGCAGGCGCTGCTTTTAATGAGCGGGAACCCTGGTACGCTTCTCCGGCAGCCGTTCCTGCACTTACTACAGCACTGCCATTCCATACGCTCCAGTTAAGGAAAGTAACACCGCTGCCCGCGGTTTCAAACGAACCATTCAGGATGAGGCTGGGATTATTGACTGCTCCTGTGCCACCCTGGGCCAGTAAAGCTCGCAGATAGTTCCCGTTGTTGTTTTGATACCAGCATAAGGTATGTCCGTATACACTCATGCCGGCGCCTGTAATGCCATTTACAAATCCATCGGCATTGGTAAAGTTGTAAGAACCGTTGGCCTGTACAATAGCGCCATGTTTCATAACATAACCAGGGGTGGCCACGTTGAACTGCGATTTTACAAGGGAGGTATAAGTACCATTGGCCGTGAAGGCGGTATAATCAACCCCAACGCCCAATGGAAAAGAGGCGGCGTCTTTTAATGTGAGATCCAGGTTGGGATGAATGGTATCCGGATCGTTGCTCACCTTTTTCTGACAACCGGTTATGCAGGCAAACACAACCAGGCCGGGTAATAAAATATTATTAAGCTTCATTTGTACTTCGTTTTGTTATTAATAAGCAAACCGCACATTGTCAATATCCGCTTCCATTGGGTTTAAGTTGTAGTTCTGAAAATGGAACTTCACCTTGGTAATATTGGCAGGATTTGGCGTTAATGTGCCACCGCCATAGTTATTAAACATGGTGGTTAACGGGATGGAAATGGTGTTCCAACCGGTGCCATTTACCGGTATGCTTACCGCAAAATTGGTGGAATTGTTATCGGTAGTGGTTTCCTGTACAATTACCTGCAGCATGGTAGCCGTTTTGCCATTATTGTTAATATCAAATTTCAGGGTGGTGACGGCTGTGGCAGATGTCATCCCAAATGTTTGATTGGCGGTGCTCAACGCGAATGTTGAAACCCCTGCATAGGAAGTGGTGGCCGGTTGTTTGCAGATCGTTTTTAAGAAGTTACCTGATTTAGGGTCGGGGTTTGCATTGGTAACGGTCTTTGAATCCATATCGCCATAAGCGTACCAGGAATTGCCGTCGGCAGCCAGTCCGCCGCCATCAAAATCGGAGATCAGGTATGCCCGCTCCCCTATTGTAATGGCACCGGTACTGTACGTGGTACCGCCCCAGGTTACTATAGACAGCAACCCGGAGGCCGCGCCCGTTGGTACTT
The Niastella koreensis GR20-10 genome window above contains:
- a CDS encoding endo-1,4-beta-xylanase: MKLNNILLPGLVVFACITGCQKKVSNDPDTIHPNLDLTLKDAASFPLGVGVDYTAFTANGTYTSLVKSQFNVATPGYVMKHGAIVQANGSYNFTNADGFVNGITGAGMSVYGHTLCWYQNNNGNYLRALLAQGGTGAVNNPSLILNGSFETAGSGVTFLNWSVWNGSAVVSAGTAAGEAYQGSRSLKAAPAVAGNPWDVQVVSDDITMTSGTSYKVRFYAKAAAAGGKFRLSNNGGSAQYSADYVPTTSWAPYEWTFTPNNATKKIVFDMGYTPNTYYIDSVSVTLSNPPASAAGFAEQQLRIDTTMKNFITSMITRYKDRVHAWDVVNEPFDDNGVVRSGTSASDAFYWGDYLGDRDAAKKMLTNGDSMVAKAFRYARAADPTAKLFLNDYAHETNSVKMDSLIALITRLKTKGVPIDGVGLQMHMTYLVSNTAIDNALMKMARLGLLVKITELDISVNLGDQNSPQTANFVLSPTMLPQQAAKYRYVVESYMRNVPEAQRYGITVWGVGDSDSWLRARTPYHTKDYPLLWDDNYNKKDSYTEFLTGLQLK
- a CDS encoding saccharopine dehydrogenase family protein, which gives rise to MKHIAVVGLGKVGSLVATLLNDIFTVTGIDQKAPADVPFKVVTGNITDKNFLEDVLSKQDGVVSCLPYNLNLPVAETAFKTGIHYFDLTEDVPTTSAIRKMAETSKGVMAPQCGLAPGFIGIVGADLCHRFTKLRDVELRVGALPRYPNGLMAYSFTWSPAGVINEYINDAEVIHNGTRKMVPSLDGVEYINIEGQEFEAFSTSGGLGTLCETLEGKVDTLNYKTIRYPGHAKLMRFLLYELILKDKRELTEQILTEAKPPVREDVVYVYAVVEGWKGQELARDEFYQAYHPITIHGKEWRAISWTTAASVAAVVEMVANKELPQKGFIKQEEIPFEKFLKTKNGFLYTNKQ
- a CDS encoding DUF1338 domain-containing protein — its product is MSTTLDNVLSGLMNRYKERVPDVSAIINAMIKENIISQPADIENDHIAFRTMGVPQLGIQSLEKIFLHYGYQKRDYYHFPEKKLDAFWYAPPSPQYPRIFISELRVKDLSPEVQQIITSYTNEVTADPVSAINLDDAGAVDQFLHSGLWRLPTWADFQTLAAQSEYAAWVIYNRYYLNHFTISVHNLKDGYNTIVQFNEFLERNGFTLNNAGGKIKTSPDGGLLQSSTVAEMIDAEFAGGEVHSISGSYIEFAERRILPQFAHLPKDQVQRIHRREGFEAGNADKIFESTYSSQTSR
- a CDS encoding glycan-binding surface protein, producing the protein MNKHILLRCTAICILATTLYTACKKDSIPTPGNLSVNPATALPETFITITGSDMQDIVSIKFDTTTASFSSVFNTSSAIFTNVPANAKYGPQQITIQNRDGRMAAVNFSVLQPAPVINSFTPGNVPIGDTVTITGSMFTNISGVYIGNVKAIIVDSSSRTRLKIKVPTGAASGLLSIVTWGGTTYSTGAITIGERAYLISDFDGGGLAADGNSWYAYGDMDSKTVTNANPDPKSGNFLKTICKQPATTSYAGVSTFALSTANQTFGMTSATAVTTLKFDINNNGKTATMLQVIVQETTTDNNSTNFAVSIPVNGTGWNTISIPLTTMFNNYGGGTLTPNPANITKVKFHFQNYNLNPMEADIDNVRFAY
- a CDS encoding glycoside hydrolase family 43 protein, translating into MTTKLFLPAFFFLYISCLSTTAQTAKVDNPILAGFYPDPSICRAGNDYYLVNSTFAYYPGLPIFHSTDLANWEQIGFAMDRPEQLNLDSTHVSGGLFAPTIRFYKGTFYITCTNTSHGGNFIITAKNPKGPWSNPVFLPNVKDIDPSLFFDDNGRVYITYNSYAPDNKPQYDGHRTIRMYEIDLATLQTKGEEITLVNGGSDISQKPVWIEGPHLYKYNKMYYLMCAEGGTSYNHSEVIFRSKKVEGPYEPYSGNPILSQRQLNVNRKKPVTSTGHADLVTTTDGSWYAVFLGCRPYSDDNYNTGRETFMAPVQWQEDWPIILPANETVPDKVSIPNTTAKNPLPFSSDFHFRDNFKSPTLNNRYEFLRTVREPWYQINNLEGTLTLQLKPATVADKTNPAFIGFRQSHLRGYASTALMFNPTSSQEKAGLMVFQNENFYYFFCQSYDNNQPVLQLFRGPGKNGGEPLLLSTQKIQTSNLLPLQLKIQTNGNAYSFYYAEKGSKSWKTFKEGLDASFLSTHTAGGFVGCMYAMYATSSGLPITSNAVFSYFESKGNDQ